The stretch of DNA AAAGTacagtgaatttaatgtatttataaggCAGGTTCCAGTTTTAGTTAACAGTCTCTGACCATTCACAtcacataacatatatatttcgATTTTCATTGCAATTATTATGCAGCACATTAACCAAATGAACTGAGAGGGCTGTGAAAGGACAAAAGGCCTTTTGCATTAAGAAAAGCAAAACAGTATGTATGATCCATGGAGATGGAGGCATCCTTTTACAGGCTTTCGGAGCTTTTTGTTTGACACTTGAGACAGCCAAACAAATACCAAGTTTGCTATCCAAAGGAGGGAGGACTATTACTGATctcttgaattttattttttatttttatttaaaaaaagaatagagagagagagagagagaataatttTATGCTTGATAAATAAATCTTTAATTAAGGGTGAGGGGTGTGTGTCCTAACAATAAAAGGAAATTGAAGACCGCGTTTGGTTGGTATTGACCAATACAAATCAAAGCTTATCCCAAGCAAATCAGAGGGCATTGTTGGCCTTACAGAGGTCATAGAGGGAATAAGTGAgcaaagaataaaagaaaaaggggaaaaaaaagagTCCGTCcgtccatccatccatccatccatcaaaATTCCACCAATTTTCCGATCAGCCAAACGCAACCCTccaaaattcacaaataaaatCTCCCATCCACGTCGCCTGTCCATTGCATCACCAACAGCACAAGAGTCGATTTCAACGACTGACGACGAGAACGGACCCCGACCCACGCGCTGACGCCGAGCGTGGCGGCCAGATCCTCCCAGTCGACACGCAGATTTTGATCTTGgttggtgggtgggtgggtacTTAACAGTACTTGAACTTGGTCTTAGCGGGCGCGATGAGGTGAGATCATCGGCCGCTGCCTCTCGGAAACTGTTGCGAGTTTGTCGCTGTtggaaagtaaaataattttcttttctgaaaATCTTTAATGAAAACTAGGAAAAGAGCATCTCCATTAAATGATGGTGTGTGCGTAATGCAAAGGGATGTAGAAAAGCAAAGTGAAATAAAATCCGTGAAAACCcagaaaatgtattaaatactTTGGTGTGTGAAATGGAGAGGAAATGATTGAATCAAAGCCCATTGGTGAAGGAACCGCATAGAATAAGGAGAGACCAAATGTTGACAAATTTTAAGTCATTCTGCTCTTCAGCTCATATGTTtctgtagagagagagagagagagagagggagggagagagagggagatctTATCTGGGATTTAGGATCTCTCTCCTACCTGATGATGGCCAGGGTCCAGTGGATCGGGAATTCTGTACCTATTCTTCTCTGTTGTGGCTGTGGTGATATTAGAAGCTTCTTCTAATGGCAGCCGAAGAGTCTGAATTTCCTTGGATGTTCGGTTCTTGTTTGCTGCTAGTTTTCTAAGAACTTGTTGAATTCCCCTTGAGGTTCTGAAGAAGGGTTTTAGAGATTGAACGGGTATGctctgatttttatttaattttactttctATTTCATTTAATTGGATGACTGCCATTTCTTTGTCAAGTTTGGTCATGGTTGTTGGGATCTTTATGTTTATTGCTCGACTTCTTGTGGCTAATTTCTTTCAGGTCCTTGATTTAGAGAACCAGTTCTTATGCATTTCCCGTTCTTTTTCACTGGGTTTTTTTTATTGAGAGGAGCTTGACGAGTttattccttcttctcttctttcaatCCCATATTTCGGCATCTTTGCTTGGCACTTAGAAGCTGCTTGTCAAttgcgatttttttttttggcttccTGATACTTTGAATAAGCAATAAGAGATTGATTCaaattgctttttctttttgttaaggCAGTTCATTTTGGGATATGAGTGCATGCCAAAAATCTATTTTGATTATCACGATAATGTCTTATTACTCGTACAAACCCCAACAAATTGCATGCTCAAACATCATTCGTGACCCTGCATATTGTTTCTTTCTATCAAACGTGTAATGTCCAAAAATCTTCTTATTTGacttaaccaaaaaataaaaacaaattcttCTTATTTGTTTCTTTGTCTGTCTCCCATCTTAGAACCTCGTTTCCCAGAGAAGATTAAAATAACAAGGGTCCAAAATCCTACCCAGCTTTCAACTTTGTGATGCGTTTACAATCAAGGATACACATTTTCCTACAATGGCGGGGAAACTATCACTCTGTTGTTGTGGCGTACTGGTGTCTTGCGTACTTCATCTACCTGAAATTATCTGAGACAAGTGTCTACCTGATATTGGATGCAAAAGTTGATAATTCTGTATGTTTTGTTTCCCCCTCCGTGTTCTCTTGGTTAATGGCTTGTCTTAATACTAAGTACTCCCATACAATTATCTCCATGGTATTGTGGTGAGTCTGATgattactatttttcataatattgaGAATCGGAGTTGTTAACTTGTGCATCTCCAGTTGGAGAAACCGAAAGAAAGTTATCACTGTTAGAATGTTTATAGAATGTTATGCTGTGATAGAGTTCACTATGTTGCACCGTTACCCACATTAATAATCTTTCTTTGGTGAACTAGTTGTTATGTATCAGAATATGGGTTGCATGAAGAGCATTGAACAATTCTGTATGACATAAGAATGAGTTGCAATGCATAGGTTGGCTTTATTACGATGTCTGTAAATGTGTCCTGTTTGTACTCCCTGCCTGGAAGTCATGGTTTATTATGTAAACTACTTTATTTGGTAGTGATGATAGTGATGACGACCTTTGTGCTTCCGATATGTGCATTTAATAACCTTGGCATTCAATTGTACTACTTTTTATTACTGTTTAGCCAAGGTCAAATTAGTTCTGTTTTTGCTGTTGATTTCAGGAATGGGAACTGAAATACAAGCTAAGACATTCTTTTCAAGATCTTATTCCATGAGGGATCAAAATGACTGCACTGGGAGTGATTTATGGGCCATGTATCCTGAGCTAAAAACCTTGAAAAATGACCACTACTGTAATTCATTTTTGACAAGTCCGGCCATAGATGTATATTTGGGGCATGATAAAGGACAACTGAGGCAAACCATCTTGAAGCATGAATATATATTCAGACATCAGGTGTGCATTGGTTCAACGTTAGTGCTTCCTAAGTGAACTTTTATAGAGATTTTACAACAATAACTTCTaacttttctgttttttgtcaATGGAGTTCTTGTACTCCTGATTAAtcactttatattattattcagtATCCATGTGAGTTTTGTGTATTTTCGTTTGGAACAAAGGCCTTTATTTGGCAATggtggctttttttttttttttaattcttctttttgGCAAATAAGATAAGAGCCAGAGCTTTTGAAGTGGAcctttttttgtcaaaattcaaaatctagTCTTCTTGgcattcattttattttaaatttcattccTAATTCAGCTTGAAGAACTTCACCGCCTTTACAAAAGACAGAGGGATCTCATGAATGAAATTAAGAGGGAACTCTATCAACATCAGATACCAGCGGAAATGTCACAGTCTGGTCTCATTCTATCTTATGGGGTCAAAAAGACAGGTCATGTATCCGATTCACCTCTGATGCTTCCAACTTTTGGAAGATATAAGTCAGAAACTGATAGTATCCAGCCTCTTACTTTTGCAAGAGAAAAGAATACATCTGGTCCTTTTCTCTCCAAAGATAGAATAACACCAAAGGATTGTGAATCCACAGAGTCCAAATGCAGCATTTTTCAGAGAAATATGTTGAACCTTGAGCTTCCAGCTTCTGTACATATGCATAACAAAGGGAAGCGGATAAGGGAAAGTACTTGTGGAGTTTCAGGCACAGAAAGTTGCTCTCTTGCCAGGAATCGTGCAGTCACACCTGAGGTAAATTTGTCTCTTGGTAGTGAATCTGGCTGTAACACTGATGCTTTCAGATGTAATATTTATTCAAGAGGAAGCTGGGATATGGTTGATTTGAATGAAACTATTGAGGTTGAGGAAGCACCCGTTTTAGCTTCTGTACATAATTTAGGTAATGTAACTTGCCTTGATGAGGATATACAGAAGCAGGCTGCATATGTAAACTTGAAATCAGGGGTCCATGCTTCATTGAAGGAATCCTCTCAAATCTCCCTTTCAGGAAGGGATGGAGGAATTTGCCTCGATAATATGTATCCAGGGAAGGAAGGGAATCAAAGAATGAGTATAACTTACAAGAGGGAAGCCGGTAAGGTTCTTCTTCTAGAATCtcttagataaatatatataaagtgtATCTTCCAGCTGTTCCTTTAACTTTCTTCATGAGAAAGTTGAGTTTTTTCTTGATAACAGATCAATCATCTTGAGCCAATATATATAGTCTCTTGAGGAGCTATTCTCTCCTTTACTGGTGTAGTTTTGACCCTGATATTTTAGTTATGTTAAGAGTTGCTGCTGAAATTTAAACAGGTTTTTCATTCATCTAAATTTATGAGGAGGCTTGTAAAGGAGTAAAAAAGGCTAAATAATTAACTGTACAAACCAAGATGTAATTTCCCTGGTAATGGGAGTCAGGATTTATTCGTAGATGTAATGAAGCATTAAATTAGAGTTATcccccctctcccccccccccaaaaaaccTGTCTTTATCTGAGGCTGTTTCATGTTCTCGGAAGTCATTGTGTACAAACTCAATGTTTTTGTTTCCTCACTGTGCGGTTAATACTTAAGCATGCATCGCCCGAGGTATAATTAATCTCCTGATGAACTTCTCTAAACTATGCCATGTCTCAGTGGTGGCCTTCCTTTGGATATCCCGGCAGATTTTCTGGAATTACTCATAGATGTAttgctaaaaataaattcttgcaaaaacacaaataaaagagtagaacaacaaaatgacagggaaaaggaagaaaaggaaaacacaGTGGAATTTTTTACTTGGAATTTATTGCAGGGCATAAACTGATTATGTGACCTGGCAATTACCCAAATTGCCTGTTTTCAGGGGGACGTACATGCAACCTGGATTCTTTCCATCAAGGTCTCTGTCCTGAATATTCACCTGCTATATCTAACCCACTCAAAGCTGAACCCGGCAAAGTTGGCATACTCTCGTCATCTGGCCCGTCTGATATTAACAGAGAGCCCagtagaaaaaggaaaatttttggCGTGGAAATATCTGAAGGAATTCTTGATCAATCTGTTGAGGCTTCCCATACACCCAGTCTGCACCGACCAAAGCCTGAATATATAGCCAAATCCGAGTCTTCCTCCCTATCAACATGGAGTAATGCTACAAGTATATTTGGCCAGGATGTGTTATCAATTAAAGAAATTCCTTGCATTAGCTCCTCTTTTACACCCAATGGGAGTACTAGTTTACCATTGCAAAGCCTGGATGTTATTAGAGGCAAGAGGCAGTTTAGCGACAGCAATTCAATATCGGTTTCAAGAGTTGAAGTATCCTGCCAAAAAGACCTTTGTTTTGGCTCCCAGTCGGATGCCAAGCAACTGAATGTTTGCAGCTCATCACTTGGATATGAATTTCCAAatggaaacaaaagaaatagtTCAATTCCTGAACAATTCATGTTGAATGGTTCAGTAAAATATCGAAAGGATTTAAGCTGCATGGATGCGAAGTGTGCAAAGGATGTGAACTCAGATATGGGGATTCTTCAGCAACATCCTGGGTCTTTAGATGGGCAAAGGAGACATGAGAACCCTATGGGGGAGCTGCCTTGGCTTAAAGGAAAAGAACTTGCCAAAGTTCAGccaattaaaagacaagaaggTCCTTGTCAAAGGAATCTATATTCCTTGCACAACTATTCTGAACAGTTTTCTGACAAAACTGAATTTGGTAACATTCCTTATCGAAGTTCAGATGAGGATCCCACGTCTTCATCAATGAGAGCCGGTGATACTAAGCTTGACAGAACTGATGCAAGTGCATTTCCAAgtggtaacaagatttttggGTTTACCATTTCTGTGCTTCAGACCTCCCGGGATCTTACTTCTCTGAGTTCTCACTCTAACCCTAATGATGTTGCTGCTAATGGTAACGGTAGTAATGACAGGAAAAATTTGGATCAAGATCCCAGTTCTGGAGTTCTTGAAATTAAGGACCTTCGTACAGAGAAAGGACTGGATAATTGCATTTCTGGCCTGAGACGTTGCATTGATTTGAATTTGTGCATGAATGAAGATGAAGCCCCACCAGTTCCGTCTCTCCCAAGAGCCATTGTCAAGATAGCCACCACTGAGATAGATTTGGAGGCTCCAGTAGTACTTGAATCTGAAACAGGCCCGCCTCCTGAAGCGGATTCTTCTGAAAGCCCTTCTAAATTGCCTTTAGATGTATCTTGGGAGCATGGCGAAGACCTTGTTAGTGTAGCAGCAGAGGCTATAGTAGACATATCCTTGTCTCATCTCATCAAGGATATAACTTGTCATTCGTCATGTGGACTGTCCAGTGATTCACTCCATTGGTTTGCAGAAGTAATTTGTAATGCTGAGGGTGATCCAGAAGGTGGACCGAAGGCAGTTCCTACAGGTACTGACGCCATCCATGGAGAAGAGTTCATTCCTGATGGGATGGATTACTTCGAGTTCATGACACTGAAATTGGCAGAAATCAAAGTAGAGGAAGAGGAATACTGCAACAAGTATCCGGCCCCAGAGATtctgaaaaatgaagaaacagGGGCCACTGTATCATCTAAACGACCTCGAAGAGGCCAAGCGAGGAGGGGGAGGCAGCGGAAGGACTTTCAAAGGGATATACTTCCTGGaatcatctctctctcaaagCATGACGTGATCGAGGATCTTCAAATAATAGAGGAGTTGTTTAGAGCAAGCGGCTTCACCTGGCAGCCAAGACTTTCAGGGAGAAACACAGCTAAGAAGGGAAGGGGGAGGACACGTGCTGGAGCTTCCTCTCCCTCTGTGACACAGAAAGCAGTTTGCCAGCCCCCTGCAGAGCATCTGAATCAGAGAGAAGTAGTACTCGAAGAGACTCTGCCCGGGTGGGGGAAGAGGACAAGGCGTTTGCCCAGGCAGAGATGTCCAAACGATATTCCTGCTCCTGCTTTGAAGCCTACTGTCCTAGCTTCATGAGCGGGGAAGGGCAGCCGCTCCCATGGCTCGGTTGGCTAGTGTTCCTAGCAATAGGATTATGCGTGTACATTCCTTCCTAATTTGGCCTACTTCGCCGTTCCTAATTGTACTTGTAGAATCGTGATCAGTTCCCGGATAATGTTGCATTCTTTGTTGAGACAAACGTTGTTTTCTCTTCTTGTCCAAGTGTGTGAAAGTTAAAACTAGAAGGCCGGTCTTCATAATTGGGGTTACCCCAATTTTTAGATCAATGGAGTTCTCCAGGTCTCTTAtaaaaccaaacatttttatGCTCTGCTGGCTTCAGCTTGTCTTTGCAAGTTTCCCCACGGATCACTCATCTTCACTGTCATAGATTTCTTTTGAGTTTGTCATTGCATCTTCCTGCTTGGACTTCTAAACCACCTCTTCTTTGCAAAGGAAGTAAAGGGCTTGGATTATGTTTTTCAATGCTAGACTATCAGATAATTGTGTTCATTGATTGGTCTGTAAATAGAGATATATTGACATAAACTCGTtattcatatgcaaaattatgaGATTCAGATGTAACTGTTCATATTTGTTGAAGAGCTGCTATATCtgattagtttgattttgatccaagttgtataaaatttaatttaatttttataaattatattttaaataaaacaataaaaaatcttgttatattTGAACTACTAAAATACTAGAACTCCGATTTTaaagaattattatttattacaatCTGTTTTTGATACTGATCATCGGCCTCTTCTTTCTGCTTCTCGCGGGCTTGCAAGGTCTTGCCAGTATGAGGTTCAAAACCCTTGCTTTTCCTTCTGGTTTTTGGTCCTTCAATTTCAATCCAAGAA from Diospyros lotus cultivar Yz01 chromosome 6, ASM1463336v1, whole genome shotgun sequence encodes:
- the LOC127803155 gene encoding uncharacterized protein LOC127803155, with product MGTEIQAKTFFSRSYSMRDQNDCTGSDLWAMYPELKTLKNDHYCNSFLTSPAIDVYLGHDKGQLRQTILKHEYIFRHQLEELHRLYKRQRDLMNEIKRELYQHQIPAEMSQSGLILSYGVKKTGHVSDSPLMLPTFGRYKSETDSIQPLTFAREKNTSGPFLSKDRITPKDCESTESKCSIFQRNMLNLELPASVHMHNKGKRIRESTCGVSGTESCSLARNRAVTPEVNLSLGSESGCNTDAFRCNIYSRGSWDMVDLNETIEVEEAPVLASVHNLGNVTCLDEDIQKQAAYVNLKSGVHASLKESSQISLSGRDGGICLDNMYPGKEGNQRMSITYKREAGGRTCNLDSFHQGLCPEYSPAISNPLKAEPGKVGILSSSGPSDINREPSRKRKIFGVEISEGILDQSVEASHTPSLHRPKPEYIAKSESSSLSTWSNATSIFGQDVLSIKEIPCISSSFTPNGSTSLPLQSLDVIRGKRQFSDSNSISVSRVEVSCQKDLCFGSQSDAKQLNVCSSSLGYEFPNGNKRNSSIPEQFMLNGSVKYRKDLSCMDAKCAKDVNSDMGILQQHPGSLDGQRRHENPMGELPWLKGKELAKVQPIKRQEGPCQRNLYSLHNYSEQFSDKTEFGNIPYRSSDEDPTSSSMRAGDTKLDRTDASAFPSGNKIFGFTISVLQTSRDLTSLSSHSNPNDVAANGNGSNDRKNLDQDPSSGVLEIKDLRTEKGLDNCISGLRRCIDLNLCMNEDEAPPVPSLPRAIVKIATTEIDLEAPVVLESETGPPPEADSSESPSKLPLDVSWEHGEDLVSVAAEAIVDISLSHLIKDITCHSSCGLSSDSLHWFAEVICNAEGDPEGGPKAVPTGTDAIHGEEFIPDGMDYFEFMTLKLAEIKVEEEEYCNKYPAPEILKNEETGATVSSKRPRRGQARRGRQRKDFQRDILPGIISLSKHDVIEDLQIIEELFRASGFTWQPRLSGRNTAKKGRGRTRAGASSPSVTQKAVCQPPAEHLNQREVVLEETLPGWGKRTRRLPRQRCPNDIPAPALKPTVLAS